In Nostoc sp. CENA543, a single genomic region encodes these proteins:
- a CDS encoding ShlB/FhaC/HecB family hemolysin secretion/activation protein, translating to MPPTFTVSGLTLSILPLLSGMDLPVMKAQAVENAPSATILQNHQGNNLPLGVPQSLSYPVGDELLLSQQLPPPQDVQPPLYPNLPPTQPIQPLPSPDQLLQPTPDTQPQQPPPVNTVQTITVERFEVVGSTVFSAEELAKVTAEFTNRPITLAELFQARTKITELYVNKGYITSGAYIPPQAIKSGVIKIQVVEGRLEDIQVTGTRRLNPNYVRSRLAIATQPPLNRDKLLEALQLLQLNPLIANLSADLSAGARPGTSLLQVQIKEARTFNTQLALDNGRSPSVGSFRRRLQVNEANLLGLGDGLSLAYANTDGSNTFDFNYTLPINPRNGTISFSVGTSASNVIEEPFNILDIESASRYYELTFRQPLIQTPTQELAVGLTASRRESEATYIDGARIPFPSLGADDNGSTRISALRFFQEWTTRNNRQVIALRSQFNLGIGAFNATVNQDAPDSRFFSWQGQAQWARLLAPDTLLIVRANTQLASRTLLPLEQFGVGGLDSVRGYRQDFLLSDNGAFASAEVQIPILRLSQSRGGLQIVPFADLGVAWNNSRSNPDPNTLASVGLGLRWFQGDRFTARLDWGIPLVSVDSQTNTWQENGLYFSVLYNPF from the coding sequence AAAATCATCAGGGAAACAATCTACCCTTGGGAGTTCCGCAATCTTTGAGTTATCCGGTTGGGGATGAGTTACTTTTGTCACAGCAATTACCACCACCACAGGATGTTCAACCACCTCTGTATCCTAATTTACCTCCTACCCAACCCATACAGCCTTTACCATCACCCGATCAACTACTCCAACCTACCCCAGACACTCAACCGCAGCAACCCCCACCAGTAAATACTGTGCAAACTATTACAGTAGAAAGGTTTGAGGTGGTCGGTAGCACTGTGTTTAGTGCAGAAGAGTTAGCCAAGGTGACGGCTGAATTTACCAACAGACCTATTACTTTAGCCGAACTGTTTCAGGCGCGAACGAAAATCACGGAATTATATGTCAACAAAGGTTACATTACCTCTGGTGCTTACATCCCACCCCAAGCCATTAAATCTGGCGTGATTAAAATTCAGGTGGTGGAAGGCAGATTAGAAGATATTCAAGTGACTGGAACCAGGCGACTCAATCCTAATTATGTCCGCAGTCGGTTAGCGATCGCCACTCAACCCCCCCTCAATCGAGACAAGTTGCTGGAAGCACTGCAACTGTTACAACTCAATCCCTTAATTGCCAATTTGTCGGCGGATTTGTCGGCTGGGGCGCGTCCAGGAACAAGTTTATTACAAGTGCAAATCAAGGAAGCCAGAACTTTTAATACTCAACTCGCCCTAGATAACGGTCGTTCCCCTAGTGTGGGTAGTTTTCGCCGTCGCTTACAAGTCAACGAAGCCAATCTATTAGGTTTAGGAGATGGTTTAAGTTTAGCTTATGCCAATACCGATGGTAGTAACACTTTTGATTTCAACTACACTTTACCAATCAATCCCCGCAACGGCACCATCAGTTTCAGTGTGGGGACTTCCGCTAGTAATGTAATTGAAGAACCTTTCAATATTCTTGATATTGAATCCGCTTCTCGTTACTATGAATTGACATTCCGCCAACCCCTAATACAAACTCCTACCCAAGAATTAGCTGTGGGACTGACAGCTTCACGCCGGGAAAGTGAAGCTACTTATATAGATGGTGCTAGAATACCCTTCCCTTCCTTGGGTGCCGATGATAACGGCAGTACGCGCATATCTGCGTTACGCTTTTTCCAAGAATGGACGACTCGCAATAATCGCCAAGTCATTGCTTTGCGATCGCAATTTAATCTTGGTATAGGTGCATTTAATGCCACCGTTAATCAAGATGCCCCTGATAGTCGGTTTTTCTCTTGGCAGGGACAAGCACAATGGGCAAGGTTACTAGCACCAGATACCTTATTAATAGTACGTGCCAATACCCAATTAGCATCTCGCACCTTGTTACCCTTAGAACAGTTTGGTGTCGGTGGACTTGACAGTGTGCGCGGTTATCGTCAAGATTTTCTGCTGTCTGATAATGGTGCTTTTGCCTCCGCAGAAGTGCAAATACCTATTTTACGTCTCTCTCAATCCCGTGGTGGGTTGCAAATCGTACCTTTTGCTGATTTGGGGGTAGCCTGGAATAATTCCCGCAGCAATCCTGACCCTAATACCTTAGCATCAGTTGGGTTGGGCTTGCGTTGGTTTCAAGGCGATCGCTTCACTGCACGTCTAGACTGGGGCATCCCTCTTGTATCCGTTGACTCTCAAACCAACACTTGGCAAGAAAATGGGTTATATTTTTCTGTCCTTTATAATCCTTTTTAA
- a CDS encoding EAL domain-containing protein: MSGNEREKIRHLLVVQDLQGQRTIILHEATYSIGRHSSNAIILYSRSVSRQHAILLRVTVPGTEQYGFRIIDGNFKGQGSTNGLIVNGERCVSHNLRHGDIIHFGSNQAQAKYYAISNLSEEALNESVNADNLSDFLTEQSQPVTPFHTLVVDPNFEGASDAALARLASFPEMIPNPIIETDLEGNLTYLNPAATVKFPRLREMGKEHPILEGILTEVQNRKVNSFVREVQFGQEVFEQSVHFLAESDLIRTYIIRDITEQKQAELELYQRDRLLEAVARAANYLLGEMDYETGVDKALAVLGEAAKVDRAYLFKNHFHPLTGEIAVSLQCEWTRFPLPTSRHHWQNQLYELPALSRWYTVLSNGQLINGITKDFPANEQGILLRDGIQSLLLVPLRLDEQFCGFLGLADCTQERIWSQHEESALLTMAASISGAWQRQQVEEKIRYQALHDLLTGLPNRLLFDELLGKALANATRSNESLAVIFLDLDRFKIINDTLGHTLGDRLLQSVAQRLQTSLRSGDTVARWGGDEFTILLPRIHFLEEVTQVAWRILKAFENVFYLEGHELYVSASLGIALLDEHSPDAETLIQHADTALYHAKDEGRNNYQFYTTSLSAKTPDILNLDKNLRYALERGEFTVYYQPQINLYSEQITGMEALLRWQHSEMGIVAPSVFIPLAEESGLIVTIGEWVLRTACQQNRAWQDAGFNPLIIAVNLSPKQFRQPNLVETVAQILAETGLEPQYLELEITESTAIEDIEFTKKVLYDLEAMGVHLSIDDFGTGHSSLSRLQLLPLHNLKIDSSFIRELTTDTRVAHIVKAIVTLGRSLGLKLTAEGVEKQEEIDFLKSIHCEDVQGFYFHRPLSAEKATEVLQRKSGRSQ; encoded by the coding sequence ATGTCTGGTAACGAGAGAGAAAAAATACGTCATCTATTAGTTGTTCAAGACTTACAAGGGCAACGTACCATTATCCTGCACGAAGCTACATACTCTATAGGAAGGCACAGCAGTAACGCCATTATCCTTTACTCTCGTTCAGTTTCCAGGCAACATGCGATTTTACTGCGCGTCACCGTACCAGGAACTGAACAATACGGTTTCCGAATTATTGATGGTAACTTCAAAGGACAAGGCAGCACCAATGGTTTAATCGTCAATGGGGAAAGATGCGTCTCTCATAATCTCAGACACGGAGACATTATTCACTTTGGCAGTAATCAAGCTCAAGCTAAGTATTATGCGATTTCTAATCTTTCCGAAGAAGCCTTAAATGAATCAGTTAATGCAGACAATTTATCTGATTTCCTCACCGAACAGTCCCAACCTGTCACACCATTTCACACCCTAGTAGTAGATCCGAACTTTGAAGGGGCGAGTGATGCAGCATTGGCGCGTTTGGCTTCTTTTCCAGAGATGATTCCCAATCCCATTATTGAAACCGATTTAGAAGGAAACTTAACTTATCTGAATCCGGCGGCGACAGTCAAATTTCCACGACTCAGGGAGATGGGAAAGGAACACCCCATTCTGGAAGGGATATTAACGGAAGTACAAAACCGCAAAGTTAACTCCTTTGTGCGGGAAGTGCAATTTGGACAGGAAGTGTTTGAACAATCAGTACATTTTTTGGCGGAAAGTGATTTAATTAGAACTTACATTATCAGAGATATTACAGAGCAGAAACAAGCCGAACTGGAACTTTACCAACGCGATCGCTTGTTAGAAGCTGTAGCTAGGGCAGCTAATTACTTACTGGGAGAAATGGACTATGAAACTGGAGTAGACAAAGCTTTAGCTGTCTTAGGTGAAGCAGCAAAAGTAGATCGGGCTTATCTGTTTAAAAACCATTTTCATCCCCTCACTGGCGAGATAGCTGTCAGTCTGCAATGTGAATGGACGCGTTTTCCTCTGCCGACTTCGCGACACCACTGGCAAAATCAACTTTATGAGTTACCAGCCCTATCTCGTTGGTATACAGTTCTATCTAACGGACAATTGATTAACGGGATTACCAAAGACTTTCCCGCTAACGAACAGGGAATACTTCTGCGAGACGGAATTCAATCCTTATTGTTAGTACCCCTGCGCCTAGATGAGCAGTTTTGTGGTTTCTTGGGATTAGCAGATTGTACCCAAGAAAGAATTTGGTCTCAACATGAAGAATCTGCACTGTTAACAATGGCAGCTAGTATTAGCGGTGCATGGCAACGTCAGCAGGTAGAAGAAAAAATCCGCTATCAAGCCCTCCATGACTTATTGACTGGATTACCCAACCGCTTGCTATTTGATGAACTACTAGGGAAAGCCCTCGCCAATGCCACACGCTCTAACGAAAGTTTAGCCGTAATTTTCTTAGACTTAGACCGCTTTAAAATTATTAATGATACTTTAGGACATACTTTAGGCGATCGCTTGCTGCAAAGTGTCGCCCAAAGATTACAAACCTCCCTCAGAAGTGGCGATACTGTTGCCCGTTGGGGAGGAGATGAATTTACGATTCTGCTACCGCGAATTCACTTTTTAGAAGAAGTCACCCAGGTAGCCTGGAGAATTTTAAAAGCTTTTGAGAATGTATTTTATTTAGAAGGCCATGAACTTTACGTCAGTGCTAGCTTGGGGATTGCTTTATTAGATGAACACAGCCCCGATGCAGAAACCTTAATTCAGCACGCCGATACTGCCTTATATCATGCCAAAGACGAAGGGCGCAATAACTATCAGTTTTACACCACATCATTAAGTGCCAAAACTCCCGATATTTTAAATCTGGATAAAAATTTACGCTATGCCCTAGAACGAGGAGAATTCACAGTTTACTATCAACCCCAAATTAATCTTTACAGCGAACAAATTACTGGTATGGAAGCATTGTTACGCTGGCAACATTCAGAAATGGGCATAGTAGCACCCAGTGTTTTTATTCCCCTAGCAGAAGAAAGCGGATTAATTGTCACGATTGGGGAATGGGTACTGAGAACAGCTTGCCAACAAAATCGGGCTTGGCAAGATGCTGGCTTTAATCCTTTAATTATTGCTGTGAACCTATCGCCTAAACAGTTTCGCCAACCCAACTTAGTGGAAACAGTCGCCCAAATCCTAGCAGAAACAGGACTAGAACCACAATATCTAGAGTTAGAAATCACCGAATCAACCGCAATTGAGGATATAGAATTTACCAAAAAGGTACTCTACGATTTAGAAGCAATGGGAGTACATCTATCAATTGATGACTTTGGCACTGGTCATTCTTCCCTCTCCAGATTACAACTATTACCACTGCATAACCTCAAAATTGACAGTTCTTTTATTCGTGAGTTAACAACAGATACTAGAGTTGCCCATATTGTCAAAGCTATTGTTACGTTGGGGAGAAGTTTGGGTTTAAAACTCACCGCCGAAGGAGTAGAAAAACAAGAGGAAATAGACTTCTTAAAATCTATTCATTGTGAAGATGTCCAAGGCTTCTATTTTCATCGGCCACTATCTGCGGAGAAAGCCACAGAAGTTCTCCAGCGTAAAAGCGGAAGGAGTCAATAA
- a CDS encoding endonuclease/exonuclease/phosphatase family protein, protein MSQRIALIVAIATLVILGLLSLFPYIAWSWPLELISHFRYQYFILSLLATIILFILWRIRYLKHKILFLTAILLLGINLVEVLPWYLPHNQQITTHAAKPLRVLSFNLNIQNHDQDKIVDLVTDSQADIALLLEIDQQAFSIIQPQLKPSFPYTFRSPGGGLALFSKFPIQDARADNFNKKAKHNLVANLAIDNQSITFIGTHPLVPVKPANFHSRNLQLAAIAEYIQNINQPLILAGDFNLTPWSPYYRRFVNKTKLHNTRLGFGILPSWPRPANHVNFPHWLIPIINIPIDHCFVSKHLQVARTYTGGNANSDHAALITELVLP, encoded by the coding sequence ATGAGTCAACGCATAGCCTTAATTGTGGCGATCGCTACTTTAGTGATTTTAGGATTACTGTCATTATTTCCTTACATTGCCTGGTCTTGGCCGCTAGAGTTAATTAGCCATTTTCGCTACCAATATTTTATTTTATCATTGTTAGCCACTATCATTTTATTTATTTTATGGCGAATTAGATATCTGAAGCACAAAATATTATTTCTCACTGCTATATTATTACTGGGCATTAATTTAGTTGAAGTATTGCCTTGGTATTTACCCCACAATCAACAAATCACTACTCATGCAGCTAAACCATTACGGGTTTTATCTTTTAATTTAAATATTCAAAATCATGACCAGGATAAAATCGTCGATTTAGTTACAGATAGCCAAGCTGACATAGCCTTATTGTTAGAAATTGATCAACAAGCTTTTAGTATAATTCAGCCCCAGTTAAAACCCAGTTTTCCCTATACTTTTAGAAGTCCAGGTGGCGGGTTAGCTCTTTTTAGTAAGTTTCCTATCCAAGATGCTAGGGCTGATAACTTCAATAAAAAAGCTAAACATAATTTAGTAGCCAACTTAGCAATAGATAACCAATCAATTACATTTATTGGTACTCATCCATTAGTGCCAGTCAAACCAGCAAATTTTCATAGTCGCAATCTCCAGTTAGCTGCTATTGCTGAATATATTCAAAATATAAATCAGCCGTTGATTTTAGCAGGAGATTTTAATTTAACACCTTGGTCGCCTTATTACCGTAGATTTGTCAATAAAACTAAGTTACATAACACTCGCTTAGGTTTTGGTATTTTACCTAGCTGGCCAAGACCTGCAAATCATGTTAATTTCCCCCATTGGTTAATTCCCATAATCAATATTCCAATTGACCACTGCTTTGTAAGTAAACACTTGCAAGTGGCAAGAACATATACAGGAGGCAATGCCAATTCTGATCATGCAGCTTTGATTACAGAATTAGTTTTACCTTAG
- a CDS encoding tyrosine-type recombinase/integrase — translation MKQRNKRGTVGIETKQGKLRLRLPRTICNVNCRYISTGLDDTPDNRRKVQVTAWQIEEDIQNGKLDPTLSRYKFNQPSVIITRIKDEPDLQQLWAAYCEYRQPLVAYTTYKQKYLTHYANHIQRLPSHKLTDSKNIRHYLVTTYSQDIAKRVLIQLNACCKWALAEGLIDNNPFVGMANELSYKWSSDAIDPFTFSERDAILNAYREHHTYSHYYNFICFLFYTGCRPGEACALKWRYISDKYILFAETWNARYQLTKQTKTGKSRRFPINEQLRALLDSVKLTSSYSPDSYLFTTHYHHKPISNERITYLLGWREIVNGLVDVGLVARYRPVYNTRSTFISLTLEAGLTVSQVASLVGNTPQVLLRHYASSQVKDVPVF, via the coding sequence ATGAAACAAAGAAACAAACGCGGTACAGTAGGAATTGAAACCAAACAAGGTAAGTTGCGTTTAAGACTACCTAGAACAATTTGTAACGTAAATTGTCGATACATCTCTACGGGTTTAGACGATACACCAGATAACCGTCGGAAGGTACAAGTCACAGCTTGGCAGATAGAAGAAGATATCCAAAACGGGAAGCTTGACCCAACATTATCACGGTATAAGTTTAACCAACCTAGTGTCATCATTACACGTATAAAAGATGAGCCAGACTTGCAACAGCTTTGGGCAGCTTATTGTGAATATAGACAACCATTAGTAGCGTATACTACCTACAAACAAAAATACTTAACCCACTACGCCAACCATATACAACGCTTACCATCACATAAGCTTACCGACTCTAAAAATATCAGACATTACCTTGTCACTACGTATTCTCAAGACATAGCCAAACGGGTTTTAATTCAGTTAAACGCTTGCTGTAAATGGGCATTAGCTGAGGGTTTAATAGATAACAACCCGTTTGTCGGTATGGCTAATGAGTTGTCATATAAGTGGTCATCAGATGCAATAGACCCGTTTACGTTCTCAGAGCGTGACGCTATTCTCAACGCTTACCGAGAACACCATACATACAGTCATTACTACAACTTCATCTGTTTTCTTTTCTACACTGGTTGCCGACCAGGTGAAGCCTGTGCATTAAAGTGGCGATACATCAGTGATAAATATATTCTGTTTGCGGAAACTTGGAACGCTCGTTATCAACTCACAAAACAAACAAAGACAGGTAAAAGCAGACGCTTTCCTATTAACGAGCAACTACGAGCGTTGCTCGACAGTGTAAAGCTAACGTCAAGCTATTCACCTGACTCATACTTATTTACAACCCATTATCACCACAAACCTATAAGTAATGAACGAATAACCTATCTGCTGGGTTGGCGCGAGATAGTTAACGGTTTGGTAGATGTTGGTTTAGTTGCTAGATACCGTCCGGTTTACAACACTCGTTCTACATTTATTAGCCTCACTTTAGAAGCTGGGTTAACGGTTTCACAGGTTGCCTCCCTAGTTGGGAATACTCCACAGGTCTTACTCCGCCATTACGCATCATCTCAAGTGAAAGATGTACCTGTGTTTTAA